The Thalassophryne amazonica chromosome 8, fThaAma1.1, whole genome shotgun sequence genome includes a window with the following:
- the LOC117515492 gene encoding RNA polymerase II elongation factor ELL3-like → MELSAPTPHSSALSSGNVHKGHTGEKAMVISTSATPLPNYVNKYTITTLEQRQKYEEDFDAEYHEYEIIHDRIAAASERFVQLTSELDPLPPWTEAYQQMQDNVLEKYRIYQKRFRRYREDKKKYMYLHHKLAHIKERLADYDQAQKTRV, encoded by the exons ATGGAGCTCAGTGCACCAACCCCCCACAGCTCAGCCCTGTCCTCTGGAAACGTCCACAAAG GACACACGGGAGAGAAAGCTATGGTTATTTCAACCTCAGCAACTCCACTCCCCAACTATGTCAA CAAATACACCATCACAACACTGGAGCAGAGGCAGAAATATGAAGAGGATTTTGACGCTGAGTATCATGAATACGAAATTATTCATGATCGGATCGCCGCTGCCTCAGAGAGGTTTGTTCAACTGACCTCTGAACTGGACCCGCTGCCTCCTTGGACAGAAGCTTATCAG CAAATGCAGGACAATGTACTGGAAAAGTACAGAATCTATCAGAAA AGGTTTCGCAGATATCGTgaagacaaaaagaaatacatGTATCTTCACCATAAACTGGCACACATAAAAGAGAGGCTTGCAGACTATGACCAAGCACAGAAGACCAGGGTTTGA